The following proteins are encoded in a genomic region of Pyrus communis chromosome 11, drPyrComm1.1, whole genome shotgun sequence:
- the LOC137749159 gene encoding uncharacterized protein: MEATSLHPSNYPFYNLGFVNTHRTLYMTRLNPGQAKTPSPVLLHTDETGPFSEFKKGYGSSTALRNTAPRKSFPGLPNTVGIIGGLSVDSSVKFMRKLVNWSSRDGESCPPFVLCFDHVSNKELLSFEKSSFPSVSSKNEAPEFDPTPIVENLLSKRIFLEKSGACCIVMPCHISHSWHDEISKGCSVPFLHIGECVVKELKEAKLKPLEAGSRLRIGVLASHATLTSGFYQEKLRSEVIPFSCFCF, encoded by the coding sequence ATGGAAGCAACGTCTTTGCACCCTTCGAACTATCCTTTCTATAACTTGGGATTTGTAAATACACATAGAACCCTTTATATGACGAGGTTGAATCCAGGTCAAGCTAAAACTCCATCCCCAGTTCTCTTGCACACAGATGAAACTGGCCCGTTTTCAGAGTTTAAGAAGGGTTATGGTTCAAGTACAGCTTTAAGAAACACTGCTCCCAGAAAATCATTTCCGGGTCTACCAAACACAGTTGGCATAATTGGAGGGCTATCTGTCGATTCTAGTGTTAAATTTATGAGAAAACTTGTCAATTGGAGTTCAAGAGATGGAGAAAGTTGCCCtccttttgttctttgttttgacCATGTTTCAAATAAGGAGCTTTTATCATTTGAGAAAAGTTCTTTTCCTTCTGTTAGCAGTAAAAATGAAGCTCCTGAATTCGATCCCACTCCAATTGTGGAGAATTTGCTGAGTAAGAGgatttttcttgaaaaatctGGAGCTTGTTGCATTGTAATGCCTTGTCACATATCACATTCTTGGCATGATGAAATTTCTAAGGGATGTTCTGTTCCTTTTCTTCATATTGGTGAGTGTGTTGTCAAGGAGCTCAAGGAAGCAAAGTTGAAGCCGCTTGAAGCCGGAAGTCGTTTGCGGATTGGAGTGCTTGCAAGCCATGCAACTTTGACATCAGGATTCTATCAGGAGAAACTGCGGAGTGAGGTAATTCCATTTTCCTGCTTCTGTTTTTGA